In Candidatus Krumholzibacteriota bacterium, the following proteins share a genomic window:
- a CDS encoding OmpA family protein, which yields MRAVILVILAAILLPIGAVPAAGQDAWDGTSGLLRVYDAETIGKGKLIFSLGTCYYRRADVLLTPGPRSLYYLAEPGSEPEVTYSFFSTRAVLTLGISDYLEISAGLGVRNWIMQVGSESESGELETRTRGGIGDTDVQLKLIPPIPSEIVRVGFLGSARFPTGNAERAFTTDNIDFGMKGLFTFDLTNQDRFVPTRLHFNAGYRFNKNEEDGYGILYTNNPDSSGFYYPAYPAVPEDESDSFNDMFEFGTGVEFIVGQASLFLEFKWDQFINADWPEGDTLSYYGNRNKNVYTITPGLSVTSSNGVGVLLALDINLNSDDDPALSYPPDWAAYFAFSYGGFVMAQDADGDGIEDGEDRCPDSPEDFDGFEDDDGCPELDNDGDGINDGVDACPDLAEDFDGFEDEDGCPDLDNDGDGIPDVEDRCPGEPEDFDGIDDADGCPDVMQDTDNDGIPDDMDKCPLKAEDQDGFQDEDGCPDLDNDIDGILDVDDQCPNEPETFNGYEDTDGCPDERPIEAKFILRGINFESGSSALTPDSYGVLDQVVKSLMAYPEVRVEIRGYTDSVGSEESNQRLSEKRANAVRQYLSNAGIAVDRVIAKGYGEADPIAPNTTAAGRAENRRIEFHRLN from the coding sequence ATGAGAGCAGTCATTCTGGTGATTCTCGCCGCGATCCTGCTGCCGATCGGCGCAGTCCCGGCCGCCGGTCAGGATGCGTGGGACGGCACCTCGGGGTTGCTTCGCGTGTACGACGCGGAAACGATCGGCAAGGGAAAGCTGATCTTCTCGCTCGGCACATGCTATTACCGGCGCGCCGACGTCCTGCTGACGCCCGGGCCGCGCAGTCTGTACTACCTGGCGGAACCGGGGTCCGAGCCGGAGGTCACGTACAGTTTCTTCAGTACGAGAGCGGTTCTCACGCTGGGCATCAGCGATTATCTCGAGATCTCCGCCGGTCTCGGCGTCCGCAACTGGATCATGCAGGTCGGGAGCGAATCGGAGAGCGGCGAGCTCGAGACGCGGACCCGCGGAGGGATCGGCGACACCGACGTCCAGCTCAAGCTGATTCCCCCGATTCCCTCGGAGATCGTCCGGGTCGGGTTCCTCGGCTCGGCGCGCTTTCCCACCGGCAACGCCGAGCGGGCCTTCACGACGGACAATATCGATTTCGGGATGAAGGGGCTCTTCACGTTCGATCTGACGAACCAGGACCGTTTCGTGCCGACGAGACTCCACTTCAACGCCGGCTACCGGTTCAACAAGAACGAAGAGGACGGGTACGGGATCCTCTACACGAACAATCCCGATTCGAGCGGATTCTACTATCCCGCGTACCCCGCGGTCCCCGAGGACGAGAGCGACAGCTTCAACGACATGTTCGAATTCGGCACCGGCGTCGAGTTCATCGTCGGCCAGGCGAGCCTCTTCCTCGAGTTCAAATGGGACCAGTTCATCAACGCCGACTGGCCCGAGGGCGATACGCTCTCCTACTACGGCAACCGCAACAAGAACGTCTACACGATCACGCCCGGCCTCTCGGTGACGAGCAGCAACGGCGTGGGGGTTCTGCTCGCCCTCGACATCAATCTCAACAGCGATGACGACCCGGCGCTTTCCTATCCGCCCGACTGGGCCGCATATTTCGCGTTCTCGTACGGCGGGTTCGTCATGGCACAGGACGCCGACGGGGACGGTATCGAGGACGGCGAGGACCGCTGCCCCGACAGTCCCGAGGATTTCGACGGCTTCGAGGACGACGACGGCTGCCCGGAGCTGGACAACGACGGTGACGGCATCAACGACGGCGTCGACGCCTGCCCCGATCTCGCCGAGGACTTCGACGGCTTCGAGGACGAGGACGGCTGTCCCGATCTCGACAACGACGGCGACGGGATCCCCGACGTCGAGGACCGCTGCCCGGGCGAGCCCGAGGACTTCGACGGGATCGACGACGCGGACGGGTGCCCCGACGTGATGCAGGACACCGACAACGACGGCATTCCCGACGACATGGACAAGTGCCCGCTCAAGGCGGAGGATCAGGACGGCTTCCAGGACGAGGACGGCTGTCCCGATCTCGACAACGACATCGACGGCATACTCGACGTGGACGACCAGTGTCCGAACGAACCGGAGACCTTCAACGGATACGAGGACACCGACGGGTGTCCCGACGAACGGCCGATCGAGGCGAAGTTCATACTCCGCGGGATAAATTTCGAGAGCGGCTCCTCCGCCCTCACGCCCGACAGCTACGGGGTGCTCGATCAGGTGGTAAAGTCGCTGATGGCCTACCCGGAAGTGCGCGTTGAGATCAGGGGATACACCGACAGCGTGGGTTCCGAGGAATCCAACCAGCGGCTCTCGGAGAAGCGCGCGAACGCGGTGAGGCAGTACCTGTCGAACGCCGGTATCGCCGTCGACCGCGTGATCGCGAAGGGCTACGGAGAGGCCGATCCGATCGCTCCGAACACGACCGCAGCCGGCCGCGCGGAAAACCGCCGGATCGAGTTCCACCGGCTCAACTGA
- a CDS encoding DUF1844 domain-containing protein translates to MNGYEDDLSERDGFLFQHLIAMFQTLALQQMGKLMNPLTGAVERDLHQARITIDMLEMISTRTAGNLSDTESRILDNVLMELRMNFVDESSRPEPKDGDGAEEATTADEPPAEGEETESTDAGGDADGEEDATGRT, encoded by the coding sequence ATGAACGGGTACGAGGACGACCTGTCCGAACGGGACGGCTTTCTTTTCCAGCACCTGATCGCCATGTTCCAGACTCTCGCGCTGCAGCAGATGGGGAAGTTGATGAATCCCCTGACCGGCGCGGTGGAGCGGGATTTGCATCAAGCGCGTATCACGATAGACATGCTCGAGATGATCAGCACGCGAACGGCCGGAAACCTGTCGGATACGGAGAGCCGTATCCTCGACAACGTGCTCATGGAACTCAGAATGAACTTCGTCGACGAGTCCTCCCGGCCGGAACCCAAGGACGGGGACGGCGCGGAAGAAGCGACAACGGCGGATGAACCGCCCGCGGAAGGGGAAGAAACGGAATCGACGGACGCCGGCGGCGACGCCGACGGCGAAGAAGACGCGACTGGACGTACGTAA
- a CDS encoding glycosyltransferase family 9 protein: MRRTIETICVIRFGSLGDLVLLTALLEALREGCPGAAISFVTKERYRPLFETDDRIDALHLLRGDGLKALFALRASMPGRFDVLIDAHGVPRSAVLAGTLRAGTRVRIDKDQARKLLLIRRKIDRFPPGVSMAGRFVDLARRLGAELPHDPPPRLSPSPGAIAAAKRLLAGETGARAPVAIAPGARHETKRWPAGHFSALAAMLAARGETVVLVGGPDDQPVCREVAAKSGGAAIDLSGRLDLPGTAALLARCPLLVSNDSAPLHIAEAVGTPVVALFGPTVGQFGYFPRLPASVVIEAPLDCRPCSRNGARPCPFGTKDCLESLAPARVFDAAAGILDGAGTAEAEGEG; this comes from the coding sequence ATGAGACGGACGATCGAAACGATCTGCGTCATCCGGTTCGGGTCGCTCGGCGACCTCGTGCTCCTCACCGCCCTTCTCGAGGCGCTGCGCGAGGGCTGCCCCGGAGCGGCGATCAGTTTTGTCACGAAGGAACGGTACCGCCCGCTCTTCGAGACGGACGACCGGATCGACGCCCTCCACCTGCTCCGCGGCGACGGATTGAAAGCGCTGTTCGCCCTCCGGGCGTCGATGCCCGGACGGTTCGACGTCCTGATCGACGCACACGGCGTCCCCCGGAGCGCCGTCCTCGCCGGAACGCTGCGCGCCGGGACGCGGGTGCGCATCGACAAGGACCAGGCGCGCAAACTGCTCCTCATCAGGCGCAAGATCGACCGGTTTCCGCCGGGCGTCTCCATGGCCGGCCGCTTCGTCGACCTCGCCCGCCGCCTCGGGGCCGAACTTCCCCACGATCCCCCGCCGAGGCTTTCTCCGTCCCCAGGCGCCATCGCCGCGGCAAAACGACTGCTCGCCGGAGAGACGGGCGCCCGGGCGCCCGTTGCGATCGCGCCCGGGGCGAGACACGAGACCAAGCGCTGGCCCGCCGGGCATTTCTCGGCCCTCGCAGCGATGCTCGCGGCCCGCGGCGAGACGGTCGTCCTCGTCGGCGGCCCCGACGACCAACCCGTCTGCCGCGAGGTGGCCGCCAAAAGCGGCGGCGCCGCGATCGACCTCTCCGGCCGGCTGGATCTGCCAGGGACGGCGGCCCTTCTCGCGAGGTGCCCCCTCCTGGTCTCCAACGATTCGGCACCGCTTCACATCGCCGAGGCGGTCGGAACGCCGGTCGTCGCCCTGTTCGGCCCGACCGTGGGCCAGTTCGGCTATTTCCCGCGACTTCCGGCGAGCGTCGTCATCGAGGCGCCCCTCGACTGTCGCCCCTGTTCCCGGAACGGAGCGCGCCCCTGCCCGTTCGGCACGAAGGACTGTCTCGAGTCGCTGGCGCCGGCACGCGTCTTCGACGCGGCAGCGGGAATCCTCGACGGGGCCGGGACCGCCGAGGCTGAAGGAGAAGGATGA
- the mazG gene encoding nucleoside triphosphate pyrophosphohydrolase, translating to MKPDDATLAAEIDGLRRTLRILRGESGCAWDRERTLDDIISNLVEETYELLHAERAGDIDGVEEELGDVLFLVVFAHELLLERVETPLSAIVSRVHRKIVSRHPHVFGDEKADTAAESQAAWDRAKRLERAGRPPMGLLDGIPHDLPPLRRADAVQRIATAVGFDWPDIRGIVGKIREESDELLDAVLEGDRAHVKEELGDLLFTVIHLAGRLDADPEGALATTTAKFADRFRAMESAAAERGRDLESMEIDEMESLWQAAKRKKGER from the coding sequence ATGAAACCGGACGACGCGACGCTGGCGGCGGAGATCGACGGATTGCGGAGGACCCTGCGCATCCTTCGCGGGGAATCGGGCTGCGCCTGGGATCGGGAACGCACCCTCGACGACATCATCTCGAACCTCGTCGAGGAGACGTACGAGCTGTTGCACGCCGAGCGCGCGGGCGACATCGACGGCGTCGAGGAGGAGCTCGGCGACGTCCTCTTCCTCGTCGTGTTCGCGCACGAGCTGTTGCTCGAACGCGTCGAGACGCCGCTCTCCGCCATCGTTTCGCGCGTTCATCGCAAGATCGTCTCGCGCCATCCGCACGTTTTCGGCGACGAGAAGGCCGACACCGCGGCCGAGAGCCAGGCCGCCTGGGACCGGGCCAAGCGCCTCGAGCGGGCCGGTCGCCCGCCGATGGGGCTTCTCGACGGCATACCTCACGATCTCCCGCCCCTCCGCCGCGCCGACGCCGTGCAGCGCATAGCGACGGCCGTCGGCTTCGACTGGCCCGACATCCGCGGGATCGTCGGGAAGATCCGCGAGGAATCCGACGAGCTTCTCGACGCCGTCCTCGAGGGAGACCGGGCGCACGTCAAGGAGGAGCTCGGGGATCTCCTCTTCACCGTGATCCATCTCGCCGGCCGCCTCGACGCCGATCCCGAGGGCGCCCTCGCCACGACGACGGCGAAGTTCGCCGACCGGTTCCGCGCCATGGAATCGGCGGCCGCCGAGAGGGGCCGCGACCTCGAATCGATGGAGATCGACGAGATGGAATCGCTCTGGCAGGCGGCGAAGCGAAAGAAAGGCGAACGCTGA
- a CDS encoding ABC transporter permease: MSELARVLAAERFKASRRRTTYLFPVAIALASAIIVFALDAATRRQWIGVPSGFYLASSSLGRIAHLAAFAGAMLACFHISREYALGTVKAAWVRPVSRGAWWWGKLISAVAASAALFVVAAAVVVAVSWLKPGFADLVETQVMIHPAGRLGLRLSLAIALTLCAVVATTAVSAAIAAACNGPGTAIAATLALWGAMSLLSVFPEAQPWLPTTCLSLPAEQMTAMSAGLPLPREWGDVVRLTLAGAAGWTAVSIVVGRRIVIRKEVTF; this comes from the coding sequence ATGAGTGAACTCGCCAGGGTCCTCGCCGCCGAGCGCTTCAAGGCGTCCCGAAGGAGGACGACGTACCTCTTTCCCGTCGCGATCGCGCTCGCGTCGGCGATCATCGTTTTCGCCCTCGATGCGGCGACGCGCCGGCAGTGGATCGGCGTGCCGAGCGGGTTCTATCTCGCCTCCTCGTCGCTCGGCCGGATCGCGCACCTCGCCGCGTTCGCCGGCGCAATGCTCGCCTGCTTTCACATCTCCCGCGAATACGCGCTCGGCACGGTCAAGGCGGCCTGGGTGCGTCCCGTGTCGCGCGGTGCCTGGTGGTGGGGCAAGCTCATCTCGGCCGTCGCCGCCTCGGCCGCGCTCTTTGTCGTCGCCGCCGCCGTCGTGGTCGCCGTCTCCTGGCTGAAGCCCGGTTTCGCGGACCTCGTGGAGACGCAGGTCATGATCCATCCGGCGGGGCGACTCGGCCTGCGGCTTTCTCTCGCCATCGCGCTGACTTTGTGCGCCGTCGTCGCGACGACGGCCGTATCGGCGGCGATCGCCGCCGCCTGCAACGGGCCGGGAACGGCGATCGCCGCCACCCTCGCCCTCTGGGGGGCGATGTCGTTGCTGTCCGTATTCCCGGAGGCGCAACCCTGGCTTCCGACGACCTGTCTCTCATTGCCCGCCGAACAGATGACGGCGATGTCCGCGGGGCTTCCCCTGCCCCGTGAATGGGGCGACGTCGTGCGTCTGACGCTCGCCGGAGCGGCGGGATGGACGGCCGTGTCGATCGTCGTCGGCCGGAGGATCGTCATCCGCAAGGAGGTCACCTTCTGA
- a CDS encoding helix-turn-helix transcriptional regulator, which yields MEVKNEIGARIKQYRLSRGLTLKDIEVKAKVSATHVSEIERGMTSPTVGALAKIAEAMGTDVAYFVEKRNLSKISVVRRSERRHMHYKEWGATYHSLTMDMPNPMISFLEVELEPGIKRPEETSVHDGEEFALVTKGVMEIIIGEEKYILKEGDSIHYKANKPHAMRNIGDARCKAIWVTMPPFSL from the coding sequence ATGGAAGTGAAAAACGAGATCGGCGCACGCATCAAGCAGTACCGTCTCTCCAGGGGATTGACCTTGAAGGATATCGAGGTCAAGGCGAAGGTGTCGGCGACGCACGTTTCCGAGATCGAGCGGGGGATGACCTCCCCGACGGTCGGCGCCCTGGCCAAGATCGCCGAGGCGATGGGCACCGACGTCGCGTATTTCGTCGAGAAGCGCAACCTGTCGAAGATATCGGTCGTCCGCCGGAGCGAGCGCCGTCACATGCATTACAAGGAATGGGGGGCGACCTATCATTCCCTGACGATGGACATGCCGAACCCGATGATCTCCTTTCTCGAGGTCGAGCTCGAACCGGGCATCAAGCGGCCGGAGGAGACGAGCGTGCACGACGGGGAGGAGTTCGCGCTCGTGACCAAGGGCGTGATGGAGATCATCATCGGCGAAGAGAAATACATCCTCAAGGAAGGCGACAGCATCCACTACAAGGCCAACAAGCCGCACGCGATGCGGAATATCGGCGACGCCAGGTGCAAGGCGATCTGGGTCACGATGCCTCCGTTCAGTCTGTAG
- a CDS encoding radical SAM protein, whose amino-acid sequence MNADLRLPTQPRYIQIESIIGCDAKCPFCPQKTIARGPRRMPDETWRKIVDDTRGLGVTYRPFLQNEALIDPRIETIVRYIKEDPTARVEINTNANALTEKRGRGLIDAGIDLMRFSVDAFSAGVYEQCRVGLDYDRVVENIERFIALVDESGSRVVTDVRMIDMDINRHEQKAFVEFWSARADRASIVPLYNWPWDEGVEMVEKPCLKMREEMFFYTDGRAVLCCWDIAGRAVIGDVNETSVLDIWNGPVRRGFAEILNRGERGKILLCSRCDAYRDYRFEGFGD is encoded by the coding sequence ATGAACGCCGATCTCCGGCTTCCGACACAACCGCGGTACATCCAGATCGAGTCGATCATCGGCTGCGACGCGAAGTGCCCCTTCTGCCCGCAGAAGACGATCGCCCGCGGACCGCGCAGGATGCCGGACGAGACGTGGCGCAAGATCGTCGACGACACCCGCGGACTCGGCGTCACCTACCGGCCCTTCCTGCAGAACGAGGCCCTCATCGATCCGCGCATCGAGACGATCGTCCGGTATATCAAGGAGGATCCCACCGCGCGCGTCGAGATCAACACGAACGCGAACGCCCTCACGGAGAAGCGGGGCCGCGGGCTGATCGACGCCGGCATCGATCTCATGCGCTTCAGCGTCGACGCCTTCTCCGCCGGGGTGTACGAGCAGTGCCGCGTCGGCCTCGACTACGATCGCGTCGTCGAAAACATCGAACGTTTCATCGCGCTCGTCGACGAGAGCGGCAGCCGGGTCGTCACCGACGTGCGGATGATCGACATGGACATCAACCGCCACGAACAGAAGGCCTTCGTCGAATTCTGGTCGGCCCGCGCGGATCGCGCCTCGATCGTCCCCCTGTACAACTGGCCGTGGGACGAGGGCGTCGAGATGGTCGAGAAGCCGTGCCTGAAGATGCGCGAGGAGATGTTCTTCTACACCGACGGCCGGGCCGTGCTCTGCTGCTGGGACATCGCCGGCCGCGCGGTCATCGGCGACGTCAACGAGACGAGCGTCCTCGATATCTGGAACGGCCCGGTCCGCCGCGGATTCGCCGAGATCCTCAACCGGGGCGAGCGGGGAAAGATCCTGCTCTGCTCCCGCTGCGACGCCTACCGCGATTACCGTTTCGAGGGATTCGGGGACTAG
- a CDS encoding VCBS repeat-containing protein, producing the protein MRTHRVLGAAAVAAILLLPAACPVAARDDAAFTLSRLSVADKLLDVRAEDLDGDGLCDIVITHRKGLPPDETRWISVFWQDAEGGFATAADHSWPVDTAAVLLDIGDFDNDGGREIVYATPSEIRCYRLAGRRYDETPVTLFETGGIAVFPPESRLPVVDFVRDWNGDGREEIAVFDFGGLRLHAADTSGRWVATDTLRIDISTVVYTRDSGSLDGEVTLGVSARYAFPDIRVEDVDADGRADLLTIDDDEVAAYLLGANGRFAAVPSWRRRFDVRTKKEKIEGIAEVSTVVRDLDGDGYVDVVVTKQTAKGLSNFRGVINVYRGGPAGFAEAPGQVIVSEGTASATAMIRDVNGDGRLDLVLPSVKISVSSIIRFLLTRSVPIAFNIFLLGENDRFSDRPDFTKEVKFKIDFSGDSDTQAMDLDGDFDGDRRKDFVFATGENELSIYLGLEDGGDRLFSKKPVARIEADAYGELDTRDLNGDGYSDMIIHYPQSRERRGMVQVLINRRTLR; encoded by the coding sequence ATGCGCACACACCGAGTGCTCGGGGCCGCGGCCGTCGCCGCGATCCTCCTGCTGCCCGCAGCATGCCCTGTCGCCGCACGCGACGACGCGGCCTTCACCCTGTCGAGGTTGAGCGTCGCCGACAAGCTGCTCGACGTCCGCGCGGAGGATCTCGACGGCGACGGACTCTGCGACATCGTCATCACGCACCGGAAGGGCCTTCCCCCCGACGAGACGAGATGGATCTCGGTCTTCTGGCAGGACGCCGAGGGCGGTTTCGCCACGGCGGCCGATCACTCGTGGCCCGTCGACACCGCGGCCGTCCTCCTCGACATCGGTGATTTCGATAATGACGGCGGCAGGGAGATCGTCTACGCGACGCCCTCGGAGATCCGCTGCTACCGTCTCGCAGGCCGCCGCTACGACGAGACGCCGGTGACGCTTTTCGAGACGGGCGGCATCGCCGTCTTTCCGCCCGAGAGCCGGTTGCCGGTCGTCGACTTCGTCAGGGACTGGAACGGGGACGGCCGGGAGGAGATCGCCGTCTTCGATTTCGGGGGGCTTCGTCTGCACGCCGCCGACACGAGCGGCCGATGGGTCGCGACCGACACGCTTCGCATCGACATCTCGACCGTCGTGTACACGCGGGATTCGGGATCCCTCGACGGCGAGGTGACGCTCGGCGTGAGCGCCCGGTACGCCTTTCCCGACATCCGCGTCGAGGACGTCGACGCAGACGGCCGGGCAGACCTCCTCACGATCGACGACGACGAGGTCGCGGCCTACCTGCTGGGGGCAAACGGGCGGTTCGCCGCGGTGCCGTCGTGGCGCAGGCGGTTCGACGTGCGAACGAAGAAGGAGAAGATCGAGGGGATCGCCGAGGTTTCCACGGTCGTGCGCGATCTCGACGGCGACGGATACGTCGACGTCGTCGTCACGAAGCAGACGGCGAAGGGACTCTCGAACTTCCGCGGCGTCATCAACGTCTACCGGGGAGGCCCGGCGGGATTCGCGGAGGCCCCGGGGCAGGTGATCGTCTCAGAGGGAACCGCCTCGGCGACCGCCATGATCCGGGACGTGAACGGGGACGGCCGGCTCGATCTCGTCTTGCCGTCGGTGAAGATCAGCGTGTCGTCGATCATCCGGTTCCTGCTGACCCGTTCGGTGCCGATCGCCTTCAACATCTTCCTCCTCGGCGAAAACGACCGTTTCTCCGACCGGCCCGATTTCACCAAGGAAGTGAAATTCAAGATCGATTTCTCGGGCGATTCCGACACGCAGGCGATGGATCTCGACGGCGACTTCGACGGCGACCGGCGGAAGGATTTCGTCTTCGCCACCGGCGAAAACGAACTCTCGATCTACCTCGGCCTCGAAGACGGCGGAGACCGGCTCTTCTCGAAGAAGCCCGTCGCCCGCATCGAGGCGGACGCCTACGGCGAGCTGGACACGCGCGATCTCAACGGCGACGGCTATTCGGACATGATCATCCACTATCCGCAGAGCAGGGAACGGCGGGGAATGGTGCAGGTGCTCATCAACAGGCGAACGCTGAGGTAG
- a CDS encoding ABC transporter ATP-binding protein, protein MLVIDGLEKRFGRVEALRGIDLQIETPGVYGFLGPNGAGKTTAFKIVCGLLRPTAGRVLVDGIDVAKQAAAAVARIGVLFDAPAFYPWLTGRENLEVACRWLGRGDGLLVDRLLDLTGLGESKRRRVSGYSWGMKRRLGLAAALLGDPPILLLDEPTNGLDPAGIADIRRLLPRLAREEGRAVLLSSHRMDEVEKTCDRVAIIDRGRILADGPVAELAAGGEGLEDLFFRITGAGGGDE, encoded by the coding sequence GTGCTCGTCATCGATGGTCTCGAAAAGCGTTTCGGAAGGGTCGAGGCCCTGCGGGGGATCGATCTCCAAATCGAGACGCCCGGCGTCTACGGTTTCCTCGGGCCGAACGGGGCCGGCAAGACGACCGCCTTCAAGATCGTCTGCGGGCTCCTCCGGCCGACGGCGGGGCGGGTCCTCGTCGACGGGATCGACGTCGCGAAGCAGGCCGCCGCCGCGGTGGCGAGGATCGGCGTCCTCTTCGACGCGCCCGCTTTCTACCCGTGGTTGACCGGAAGGGAGAACCTCGAGGTCGCCTGCCGCTGGCTCGGACGGGGCGACGGCCTCCTCGTGGACCGGCTGCTCGATCTCACCGGACTCGGCGAGTCGAAGAGGCGGCGCGTCTCGGGGTATTCGTGGGGCATGAAACGCCGACTCGGACTCGCCGCGGCCCTGCTCGGCGATCCGCCGATCCTGCTGCTCGACGAACCGACGAACGGGCTCGACCCGGCGGGGATCGCCGACATCAGGCGCCTCCTGCCCCGGCTCGCCCGCGAGGAGGGAAGGGCCGTTCTCCTCTCGAGCCATCGCATGGACGAGGTCGAGAAGACGTGCGACCGCGTCGCGATCATCGACCGCGGCCGGATCCTCGCCGACGGCCCCGTGGCGGAACTCGCCGCCGGGGGGGAAGGTCTCGAGGACCTCTTCTTCCGGATCACCGGCGCGGGAGGCGGCGATGAGTGA
- a CDS encoding helix-turn-helix transcriptional regulator, whose translation MISKEEIGRRIKKVREEQHLTLKNVEAKAGISATHISEIERGKTSPTIGALIRIADALQKDPAYFIEEQELADVSFIALEDREERELGRTPGKREMLTHSIPSGKINAQLITLTPNENADMDMHVHEGDEAAVVLSGRINFRVDDKLYELGEGDSIYYLAAQEHGYANASNEEDAKLIWFASERRVD comes from the coding sequence ATGATTTCCAAGGAAGAGATCGGGCGGCGGATCAAGAAGGTCCGCGAGGAACAACACCTGACGCTCAAGAACGTCGAGGCGAAAGCGGGCATCTCCGCCACGCACATCTCGGAGATCGAGCGGGGGAAGACGTCACCGACCATCGGGGCGCTCATCAGGATCGCCGACGCGCTCCAGAAGGATCCGGCGTATTTCATCGAGGAGCAGGAGCTGGCCGACGTCTCCTTCATCGCGCTCGAGGATCGCGAGGAGCGCGAACTCGGCCGCACGCCGGGCAAGCGGGAGATGCTCACGCATTCGATCCCGAGCGGGAAGATCAACGCCCAGCTGATCACGCTCACGCCCAACGAGAACGCCGATATGGACATGCACGTCCACGAAGGGGACGAGGCCGCCGTCGTTTTGTCCGGCAGGATCAATTTCCGCGTCGACGACAAGCTCTACGAGCTCGGCGAGGGGGACAGCATCTACTATCTCGCTGCGCAGGAGCACGGTTACGCGAACGCCTCGAACGAAGAGGACGCGAAGCTGATCTGGTTCGCGTCGGAGCGGCGGGTAGACTAG